In Haemorhous mexicanus isolate bHaeMex1 chromosome 6, bHaeMex1.pri, whole genome shotgun sequence, a single window of DNA contains:
- the PSMC6 gene encoding 26S proteasome regulatory subunit 10B, whose translation MALPGIPYERRLLIMADPRDKALQDYRKKLLEHKEIDGRLKELREQLKELTKQYEKSENDLKALQSVGQIVGEVLKQLTEEKFIVKATNGPRYVVGCRRQLDKSKLKPGTRVALDMTTLTIMRYLPREVDPLVYNMSHEDPGDVSYSEIGGLSEQIRELREVIELPLTNPELFQRVGIIPPKGCLLYGPPGTGKTLLARAVASQLDCNFLKVVSSSIVDKYIGESARLIREMFNYARDHQPCIIFMDEIDAIGGRRFSEGTSADREIQRTLMELLNQMDGFDTLHRVKMIMATNRPDTLDPALLRPGRLDRKIHIDLPNEQARLDILKIHAGPITKHGEIDYEAIVKLSDGFNGADLRNVCTEAGMFAIRADHDFVVQEDFMKAVRKVADSKKLESKLDYKPV comes from the exons ATGGCCCTTCCCGGCATTCCCTATGAGCGGCGGCTGCTCATCATGGCGGACCCCAGGGACAAGGCGCTGCAGGATTACCGCAagaagctgctggagcacaAGGAGATCGACGGCCGCCTCAAGGAGT tAAGGGAACAGCTGAAAGAACTCACCAAGCAGTATGAGAAGTCAGAAAATGATCTCAAGGCCTTGCAGAGCGTTGGGCAG ATTGTTGGTGAGGTTCTTAAACAgctgacagaggagaagt tcaTTGTGAAGGCTACAAATGGACCAAGATACGTGGTTGGCTGTCGCCGTCAG CTTGACAAGAGTAAGCTGAAGCCAGGGACAAGAGTTGCTCTGGACATGACCACTCTGACTATTATGAG AtacctgcccagggaagtggatCCACTGGTTTATAACATGTCTCATGAGGACCCAGGAGATGTTTCCTACTCTGAGATCGGAGGCCTGTCGGAACAAATCCGAGAGTTACGGGAG GTCATTGAACTGCCACTGACAAACCCAGAATTATTCCAGCGTGTGGGAATTATCCCTCCAAAAGGCTGCCTGCTTTATGGCCCCCCTG GCACAGGAAAAACCCTTTTGGCCAGAGCAGTTGCCAGCCAGCTGGATTGCAACTTCCTCAAG GTGGTGTCCAGTTCCATAGTGGACAAATACATCGGCGAGAGCGCTCGGCTGATCCGAGAGATGTTCAATTATGCCAGAGATCACCAGCCCTGCATCATTTTCATGGATGAGATCGATGCTATTG GTGGGCGCCGCTTTTCCGAAGGCACATCAGCTGATAGAGAAATTCAGAGGACTCTGATGGAG TTGTTGAATCAGATGGATGGATTTGACACTCTGCACAGAGTTAAAATGATCATGGCTACCAACAGACCTGACACCCTGGATCCTGCCCTGCTGCGGCCCGGAAGGCTGGATAGAAAAATCC ATATCGATCTACCAAATGAACAAGCCAGATTAGATATTTTGAAGATTCATGCAGGTCCTATCACTAAACATGGTGAGATAG ATTATGAAGCAATCGTGAAGCTTTCAGATGGCTTCAACGGAGCAGACTTGAGAAACGTCTGTACTGAAGCAG ggATGTTTGCGATCCGTGCTGATCATGACTTCGTAGTTCAGGAAGATTTCATGAAAGCTGTCAGGAAAGTGGCTGATTCCAAGAAGCTGGAGTCCAAGCTTGACTACAAACCTGTGTAA
- the ERO1A gene encoding ERO1-like protein alpha isoform X2, with product MAARIVLPGLREQLVLLGLLALPRGAEPSCFCQVTGYLDDCTCDVETIDAFNNYKLFPRLNELLQSDYFRYYKVNLQKPCPFWEDNSHCGMRDCAVQPCPSDEVPDGIRAGSYKYSEEANSLAEECEEAKRLGAVDDSLSKETRQAVLQWAQHDDSSDSFCEADDIHSPDAEYVDLLLNPERYTGYKGPDAWKIWNSIYEENCFKPQNVKRPLASGRGHTFYKWLKGVCVEKRAFYRLISGLHASINIHLSARYLLQDSWSEKKWGPNVTEFQQRFDEVLTNGEGPRRLKNLYFLYLIELRALSKVLPFFERPGFQLYTGNESQDAEMKHLLLEILHLAKSFPLHFDENSFFAGNKKEAAKLKEEFRLHFKNISKIMDCVGCFKCRLWGKLQTQGLGTALKILFSENLIEKIPESGPSYGFQLTRQEIVALFNAFGRVSTSVKELENFRNLLQNMR from the exons ATGGCGGCGCGGATCGtcctgccggggctgcgggaaCAGCTcgtcctgctggggctgctggcgCTGCCCCGCGGCGCCGAGCCGAGCTGCTTCTGCCAG GTTACTGGTTATTTAGATGACTGCACCTGTGATGTAGAAACCATCGATGCCTTCAACAACTACAAACTTTTTCCTAGACTGAATGAACTCCTGCAAAGTGACTATTTTAGATACTACAAG GTTAACCTACAGAAACCTTGTCCCTTTTGGGAGGACAACAGTCACTGTGGGATGAGAGACTGTGCTGTACAGCCCTGCCCCTCT gATGAAGTCCCTGATGGAATCAGAGCTGGAAGTTACAAG TATTCGGAAGAAGCCAACAGCCTCGCTGAGGAGTGTGAAGAAGCCAAGAGGCTCGGAGCTGTTGATGATTCTTTGAG CAAGGAAACGcggcaggcagtgctgcagtgggCACAGCACGACGACTCCTCGGACAGCTTCTGTGAGGCTGATG ACATCCATTCTCCTGATGCTGAGTACGTGGATCTGCTCCTGAACCCAGAACGTTACACTGGCTACAAGGGCCCGGATGCCTGGAAAATCTGGAACAGCATTTATGAAGAGAACTGCTTCAA GCCTCAGAATGTAAAAAGACCTTTGGCATCTGGCAGAG ggcACACGTTTTACAAGTGGCTCAAAG GGGTCTGTGTGGAGAAAAGAGCTTTCTACAGGCTCATCTCTGGTCTCCACGCCAGCATCAACATCCACCTGAGTGccaggtacctcctgcaag ATTCGTGGTCGGAGAAGAAATGGGGCCCCAACGTCACGGAGTTCCAGCAGAGGTTTGATGAAGTTCTCACCAATGGGGAAGGGCCCAGAAGACTCAAAAACCTCTATTTTCTGTACCTGATTGAGCTGAGGGCCCTCTCCAAAGTGCTGCCCTTCTTTGAGCGCCCTGGGTTCCAGCTGTACACCGGCAATGAGAGCCAGGATGCAGAGATGAAacacctgctgctggaaattCTCCATCTGGCCAA GTCCTTCCCACTGCATTTCGATGAAAACTCCTTCTTTGCAGGGAATAAAAAGGAAGCTGCCAAACTAAAG GAGGAATTTAGGCTGCACTTTAAGAACATTTCCAAGATCATGGACTGTGTTGGCTGCTTCAAGTGTCGGCTGTGGGGGAAGTTGCAG acacagggCTTGGGCACAGCGCTGAAGATCCTCTTCTCAGAGAACCTCATCGAGAAGATTCCTGAGAGTGGCCCTTCCTATGGATTCCAGCTGACCAGACAAGAAATTGTGGCCTTATTTAATGCCTTTGGAAG GGTTTCAACCAGCGTGAAAGAACTGGAAAACTTTAGGAATCTCTTACAAAACATGAGGTGA
- the ERO1A gene encoding ERO1-like protein alpha isoform X1 — translation MAARIVLPGLREQLVLLGLLALPRGAEPSCFCQVTGYLDDCTCDVETIDAFNNYKLFPRLNELLQSDYFRYYKVNLQKPCPFWEDNSHCGMRDCAVQPCPSDEVPDGIRAGSYKYSEEANSLAEECEEAKRLGAVDDSLSKETRQAVLQWAQHDDSSDSFCEADDIHSPDAEYVDLLLNPERYTGYKGPDAWKIWNSIYEENCFKPQNVKRPLASGRGDDGGHTFYKWLKGVCVEKRAFYRLISGLHASINIHLSARYLLQDSWSEKKWGPNVTEFQQRFDEVLTNGEGPRRLKNLYFLYLIELRALSKVLPFFERPGFQLYTGNESQDAEMKHLLLEILHLAKSFPLHFDENSFFAGNKKEAAKLKEEFRLHFKNISKIMDCVGCFKCRLWGKLQTQGLGTALKILFSENLIEKIPESGPSYGFQLTRQEIVALFNAFGRVSTSVKELENFRNLLQNMR, via the exons ATGGCGGCGCGGATCGtcctgccggggctgcgggaaCAGCTcgtcctgctggggctgctggcgCTGCCCCGCGGCGCCGAGCCGAGCTGCTTCTGCCAG GTTACTGGTTATTTAGATGACTGCACCTGTGATGTAGAAACCATCGATGCCTTCAACAACTACAAACTTTTTCCTAGACTGAATGAACTCCTGCAAAGTGACTATTTTAGATACTACAAG GTTAACCTACAGAAACCTTGTCCCTTTTGGGAGGACAACAGTCACTGTGGGATGAGAGACTGTGCTGTACAGCCCTGCCCCTCT gATGAAGTCCCTGATGGAATCAGAGCTGGAAGTTACAAG TATTCGGAAGAAGCCAACAGCCTCGCTGAGGAGTGTGAAGAAGCCAAGAGGCTCGGAGCTGTTGATGATTCTTTGAG CAAGGAAACGcggcaggcagtgctgcagtgggCACAGCACGACGACTCCTCGGACAGCTTCTGTGAGGCTGATG ACATCCATTCTCCTGATGCTGAGTACGTGGATCTGCTCCTGAACCCAGAACGTTACACTGGCTACAAGGGCCCGGATGCCTGGAAAATCTGGAACAGCATTTATGAAGAGAACTGCTTCAA GCCTCAGAATGTAAAAAGACCTTTGGCATCTGGCAGAG gagaTGATGGAG ggcACACGTTTTACAAGTGGCTCAAAG GGGTCTGTGTGGAGAAAAGAGCTTTCTACAGGCTCATCTCTGGTCTCCACGCCAGCATCAACATCCACCTGAGTGccaggtacctcctgcaag ATTCGTGGTCGGAGAAGAAATGGGGCCCCAACGTCACGGAGTTCCAGCAGAGGTTTGATGAAGTTCTCACCAATGGGGAAGGGCCCAGAAGACTCAAAAACCTCTATTTTCTGTACCTGATTGAGCTGAGGGCCCTCTCCAAAGTGCTGCCCTTCTTTGAGCGCCCTGGGTTCCAGCTGTACACCGGCAATGAGAGCCAGGATGCAGAGATGAAacacctgctgctggaaattCTCCATCTGGCCAA GTCCTTCCCACTGCATTTCGATGAAAACTCCTTCTTTGCAGGGAATAAAAAGGAAGCTGCCAAACTAAAG GAGGAATTTAGGCTGCACTTTAAGAACATTTCCAAGATCATGGACTGTGTTGGCTGCTTCAAGTGTCGGCTGTGGGGGAAGTTGCAG acacagggCTTGGGCACAGCGCTGAAGATCCTCTTCTCAGAGAACCTCATCGAGAAGATTCCTGAGAGTGGCCCTTCCTATGGATTCCAGCTGACCAGACAAGAAATTGTGGCCTTATTTAATGCCTTTGGAAG GGTTTCAACCAGCGTGAAAGAACTGGAAAACTTTAGGAATCTCTTACAAAACATGAGGTGA
- the ERO1A gene encoding ERO1-like protein alpha isoform X3 encodes MLSLGVTGYLDDCTCDVETIDAFNNYKLFPRLNELLQSDYFRYYKVNLQKPCPFWEDNSHCGMRDCAVQPCPSDEVPDGIRAGSYKYSEEANSLAEECEEAKRLGAVDDSLSKETRQAVLQWAQHDDSSDSFCEADDIHSPDAEYVDLLLNPERYTGYKGPDAWKIWNSIYEENCFKPQNVKRPLASGRGDDGGHTFYKWLKGVCVEKRAFYRLISGLHASINIHLSARYLLQDSWSEKKWGPNVTEFQQRFDEVLTNGEGPRRLKNLYFLYLIELRALSKVLPFFERPGFQLYTGNESQDAEMKHLLLEILHLAKSFPLHFDENSFFAGNKKEAAKLKEEFRLHFKNISKIMDCVGCFKCRLWGKLQTQGLGTALKILFSENLIEKIPESGPSYGFQLTRQEIVALFNAFGRVSTSVKELENFRNLLQNMR; translated from the exons ATGCTGTCATTAGGG GTTACTGGTTATTTAGATGACTGCACCTGTGATGTAGAAACCATCGATGCCTTCAACAACTACAAACTTTTTCCTAGACTGAATGAACTCCTGCAAAGTGACTATTTTAGATACTACAAG GTTAACCTACAGAAACCTTGTCCCTTTTGGGAGGACAACAGTCACTGTGGGATGAGAGACTGTGCTGTACAGCCCTGCCCCTCT gATGAAGTCCCTGATGGAATCAGAGCTGGAAGTTACAAG TATTCGGAAGAAGCCAACAGCCTCGCTGAGGAGTGTGAAGAAGCCAAGAGGCTCGGAGCTGTTGATGATTCTTTGAG CAAGGAAACGcggcaggcagtgctgcagtgggCACAGCACGACGACTCCTCGGACAGCTTCTGTGAGGCTGATG ACATCCATTCTCCTGATGCTGAGTACGTGGATCTGCTCCTGAACCCAGAACGTTACACTGGCTACAAGGGCCCGGATGCCTGGAAAATCTGGAACAGCATTTATGAAGAGAACTGCTTCAA GCCTCAGAATGTAAAAAGACCTTTGGCATCTGGCAGAG gagaTGATGGAG ggcACACGTTTTACAAGTGGCTCAAAG GGGTCTGTGTGGAGAAAAGAGCTTTCTACAGGCTCATCTCTGGTCTCCACGCCAGCATCAACATCCACCTGAGTGccaggtacctcctgcaag ATTCGTGGTCGGAGAAGAAATGGGGCCCCAACGTCACGGAGTTCCAGCAGAGGTTTGATGAAGTTCTCACCAATGGGGAAGGGCCCAGAAGACTCAAAAACCTCTATTTTCTGTACCTGATTGAGCTGAGGGCCCTCTCCAAAGTGCTGCCCTTCTTTGAGCGCCCTGGGTTCCAGCTGTACACCGGCAATGAGAGCCAGGATGCAGAGATGAAacacctgctgctggaaattCTCCATCTGGCCAA GTCCTTCCCACTGCATTTCGATGAAAACTCCTTCTTTGCAGGGAATAAAAAGGAAGCTGCCAAACTAAAG GAGGAATTTAGGCTGCACTTTAAGAACATTTCCAAGATCATGGACTGTGTTGGCTGCTTCAAGTGTCGGCTGTGGGGGAAGTTGCAG acacagggCTTGGGCACAGCGCTGAAGATCCTCTTCTCAGAGAACCTCATCGAGAAGATTCCTGAGAGTGGCCCTTCCTATGGATTCCAGCTGACCAGACAAGAAATTGTGGCCTTATTTAATGCCTTTGGAAG GGTTTCAACCAGCGTGAAAGAACTGGAAAACTTTAGGAATCTCTTACAAAACATGAGGTGA